The following proteins come from a genomic window of Methanocella conradii HZ254:
- a CDS encoding flavodoxin domain-containing protein — MADVVIIYDSRTGNTEKAAREVLAGVMESGASVDIKKVDEATVDDVRRAKGIILGSPNINDNYSAKMRSFVETKLVQAKPHEKVGAAFGTYKWNMDNLKRLENDLRWKGVRLVAEGINVHRHGDGEVAKKLRELGRKVGEEARKRSA, encoded by the coding sequence ATGGCTGACGTAGTTATAATTTATGACTCGAGGACCGGTAACACCGAGAAGGCTGCCCGCGAGGTCCTGGCGGGAGTGATGGAGAGCGGGGCAAGCGTGGACATCAAGAAGGTCGACGAGGCCACCGTGGATGACGTGAGGAGGGCTAAAGGCATCATCCTGGGCTCCCCAAATATTAACGATAACTATTCGGCGAAGATGAGGAGCTTCGTGGAGACGAAGCTCGTTCAGGCCAAGCCTCACGAAAAGGTCGGTGCCGCCTTCGGCACCTATAAGTGGAACATGGATAACCTTAAGAGGCTTGAGAATGACCTGCGGTGGAAGGGCGTTCGCCTCGTGGCAGAGGGCATAAACGTCCACAGACATGGCGATGGCGAGGTGGCAAAAAAGCTTCGGGAGCTTGGCCGTAAGGTTGGGGAGGAGGCCAGGAAGCGTAGTGCTTAA
- a CDS encoding S26 family signal peptidase, giving the protein MLKPRELIKLFTAKHPVIYDNVRDVAFSLAIVAAIMLILYAYAGTWPPMVSVIGVSMHPNMEDGDLVFIQGLARGAIQTYSNSTSTGYRSFNDYGDVIVYRPYGDPSSEWVIHRAVRWVERGQVMYTDSLGDHVAPASGYITLGDNNDGIYDQKTPICYDQPVREEWILGVARLKLPYLGYLRHII; this is encoded by the coding sequence GTGCTTAAACCTCGCGAGCTTATTAAGCTGTTCACGGCGAAGCATCCGGTTATCTATGATAACGTTAGGGATGTCGCATTTTCGCTCGCCATCGTGGCGGCGATAATGCTTATCCTGTATGCCTATGCGGGTACTTGGCCCCCGATGGTAAGCGTCATCGGAGTCAGCATGCACCCGAACATGGAAGACGGCGACCTCGTCTTCATTCAGGGGCTGGCTCGAGGCGCAATACAGACGTATAGTAATTCGACCAGTACGGGGTACAGGTCATTTAATGATTATGGCGATGTCATAGTCTATAGGCCGTATGGCGACCCGTCAAGCGAGTGGGTCATCCATAGGGCTGTCCGGTGGGTCGAGCGGGGCCAGGTCATGTATACCGATAGCCTTGGAGACCATGTAGCGCCAGCATCAGGGTATATCACGCTGGGCGATAACAATGATGGGATATATGACCAGAAAACGCCCATATGCTATGACCAGCCGGTCAGGGAAGAATGGATACTGGGCGTAGCCAGGCTCAAATTGCCCTATCTGGGGTACTTAAGGCACATAATTTAG
- a CDS encoding helix-turn-helix transcriptional regulator, producing MVDVLKTHRVLFDNISSSKSIRGISPIFDSSYPQFFTSMAQIKTPVSLIITEPILEIIKKDYSKELRAFLSLENARLYTIKEARIAFIVTDAFTTFSLYKRNGEFDFTTSLISFEPSAIKWGEDLFEYYQKMAVEVKQ from the coding sequence ATGGTTGATGTCCTAAAAACCCATAGAGTATTATTTGATAACATTTCAAGTTCAAAGTCGATTAGAGGTATATCGCCAATATTCGATTCATCTTACCCTCAATTTTTCACGTCAATGGCGCAGATAAAAACGCCTGTCTCGCTTATAATAACAGAGCCAATCCTTGAAATAATTAAAAAGGATTATTCGAAGGAGCTGCGAGCGTTTTTAAGCCTCGAAAATGCCAGGCTATATACCATAAAAGAGGCTAGAATCGCTTTTATCGTTACTGATGCTTTTACGACTTTTTCACTTTATAAAAGAAATGGAGAATTCGATTTTACGACCAGCCTGATTAGCTTCGAGCCATCGGCCATAAAATGGGGAGAAGACTTATTCGAATACTATCAGAAAATGGCAGTAGAAGTTAAACAATAA